Proteins co-encoded in one Epinephelus moara isolate mb chromosome 11, YSFRI_EMoa_1.0, whole genome shotgun sequence genomic window:
- the zgc:112982 gene encoding BCLAF1 and THRAP3 family member 3, whose product MSRPRSRSPRYRRFPWEEPDFDPHKVIAELDGNPSDRSYRHREDPEEHWDYFREDMYPEGQRRSPPFPDDRRFRHQRHPNQEEFYRRRPSPHHDGMGFDDDRRLSPPRDGEGEVEKRRGGFKELFQQFENRGRSPQSPLRLKRERLPQTPRSHSDHQQREPGLGWRREEEGRGRGRFSDLSPSARSEDQRAGAGRERGRRNTQGPDRDRRREDSHQERTPPFKRQRREMDDTTHLGYRNEVDFGEQRYSVDTPRDRFGGDTQGSLPRGDNRHSGPLVIEHDHGITNRREPSRREQFDDRGGPDPDFNRQRSPRPIGSSQERFRMSDSSLDDREAGRGHHFQDNWRDSNYNETRRNPVPQDRPNPVRYGNRGGVMNNRGRGGPRPARGQFSRGQGGRTGPPRSQPRFQQSSQGYQDLPRDQPFREDSYEDPHEGEPDWVEEDQPQQWEPHRPGRLDQHLQRDDLDPKMPRQRERGWNDQKNNNMTVVSEETLTIKVDMSRPVNKNSSLCYSSDRQLSLDLVNVGRQRLDFLPMLEHSGTYRESAMHTGTFAQEIITLVHHVKEQYFRDGGVTLNERFSSPQKGGYLEEETEELTLDERFSSNRGFSLNMNTLLDEDDEPLFTRLGPLQPVRGPGDLRHDLERRRQERLEGVKVTISGNSMSQRPLGPVSELGLEYSDKHEMSQMEDEGFSNWPEEQGRRREGNMGPRRGGAPFRPNTASQRRNNRPVNRLGPMRRPNNRNNPAGPNW is encoded by the exons ATGTCAAGACCACGGTCCAGATCACCACGTTACAG GAGGTTCCCATGGGAGGAACCCGACTTTGATCCTCACAAAGTCATTGCCGAACTGGACGGGAATCCGTCGGACAGGAGCTACCGCCACAGAGAAGATCCTGAAGAACATTGGGACTACTTCAGGGAGGACATGTACCCTGAAGGCCAGAGAAGATCTCCTCCTTTTCCAGATGACCGTCGGTTTAGGCATCAACGTCATCCAAATCAGGAGGAGTTTTACCGTAGGAGGCCATCGCCCCATCATGATGGGATGGGCTTTGATGATGACCGGAGGCTTTCCCCACCACGTGATGGAGAAGGAGAAGTAGAGAAACGCAGAGGAGGCTTCAAAGAACTCTTCCAGCAATTTGAAAACCGGGGGAGGTCACCACAGTCGCCTCTGAGGTTGAAAAGAGAAAGATTGCCACAGACACCAAGGTCTCACTCAGACCACCAGCAGAGAGAGCCTGGGTTaggctggaggagagaggaggagggcagaGGTCGAGGGAGGTTCAGTGACCTCAGTCCCAGTGCAAGGTCAGAAGACCAAAGAGCGGGAGCAGGtagggaaagagggaggaggaacACACAGGGCCCTGATAGAGACAGGCGAAGAGAGGATTCACATCAAGAGAGGACCCCTCCCTTTAAAAGGCAAAGAAGAGAAATGGATGACACCACTCATCTTGG GTACAGGAATGAGGTGGACTTTGGGGAACAGCGTTACTCAGTGGACACACCCAGAGATAGGTTTGGAGGAGACACTCAGGGGAGCCTCCCCCGTGGAGACAATCGGCACTCGGGACCACTTGTCATTGAACATGATCATGGCATCACAAACAGAAGAGAACCTTCACGGCGGGAACAATTTGATGATCGCGGAGGTCCTGACCCTGACTTTAATCGACAGAGGAGTCCCCGTCCAATAGGCTCCTCTCAGGAGCGTTTCAGGATGTCGGACAGCAGTTTGGATGATCGGGAAGCTGGAAGAGGACACCATTTTCAAGATAACTGGAGAGACTCCAACTATAACGAAACTAGGCGGAACCCTGTGCCACAAGATAGACCAAACCCTGTGAGATATGGTAATCGAGGTGGTGTCATGAACAACAGGGGGAGGGGTGGTCCTCGTCCAGCGAGAGGGCAGTTTAGTCGCGGGCAGGGTGGAAGGACTGGACCACCCAGGAGTCAACCACGCTTTCAGCAGTCCTCACAGGGATATCAAGATCTTCCACGTGACCAGCCCTTCAGGGAAGATTCTTATGAGGATCCCCATGAAGGTGAGCCTGACTGGGTAGAAGAAGACCAACCTCAGCAGTGGGAACCTCACAGGCCTGGACGTCTGGACCAGCACCTTCAGAGAGATGACTTGGACCCCAAAATGCCTCGTCAGAGGGAGCGAGGATGGAACgaccagaaaaacaacaacatgactgTTGTCTCAGAGGAAACGTTAACCATCAAAGTGGACATGAGCCGACCAGTAAACAAAAACAG CTCCCTGTGTTACTCCTCAGACAGGCAGCTCTCTTTAGACCTGGTCAATGTGGGTCGCCAGCGTCTGGACTTCCTGCCCATGCTGGAGCACTCTGGGACATACCGGGAGAGCGCCATGCACACTGGGACTTTTGCCCAGGAAATCATCACATTGGTGCACCATGTCAAAG AGCAGTATTTCAGAGATGGTGGGGTCACCCTGAATGAGCGATTCTCATCGCCCCAAAAAGGCGGCTACCTtgaagaggagacagaggagctgACGTTGGACGAGAGGTTCAGTTCGAACCG AGGCTTCAGTTTAAACATGAACACGCTGCTTGATGAAGACGATGAGCCTCTGTTCACCAGACTGGGACCCTTGCAG CCGGTTCGAGGCCCGGGGGATCTGAGGCACGacctggagaggaggagacaggagaggCTGGAGGGGGTTAAAGTCACAATATCAGGGAACAGCATGTCACAACGCCCCCTGGGTCCAGTCAG CGAGCTGGGTTTAGAGTACAGTGACAAGCACGAAATGTCTCAGATGGAAGATGAAGGATTCTCCAACTGGCCAGAGGAGCAAGGCAGGAGGCGAGAAGGCAACATG ggaccaaggagaggaggagctccCTTCAGGCCGAACACTGCCTCCCAACGTAGGAACAATCGCCCTGTCAATCGGCTTGGACCGATGAGGCGACCGAACAACCGCAACAACCCTGCAG GTCCTAACTGGTGA